The following proteins are encoded in a genomic region of Oncorhynchus kisutch isolate 150728-3 linkage group LG18, Okis_V2, whole genome shotgun sequence:
- the LOC109909851 gene encoding ribosome biogenesis regulatory protein homolog → MSDMLPKMAACSIEDVLAKAEQDEAEKLRSITVQKELDLEFDIGNLVAYDKNRIDIRQFREQKKDDFLRSLARDNTQLLINEIWKHPTERVEEVIVVKLPEPTTALPREKPPPKPRPPTKWEEFAKLKGIQKKKKTNLVWDDVAKEWKRRWGYKRVNDGTKEWLIEVPETADPNEDQFAKRNKAKKEKVAKNELHRLRNIARAQKIKVPGVGLTPTAQQSTTDLSRAVNVAKVSTASAGKFQDRLPKEKAPRNTGKKRKFQPVIGNFSSEKQRQLDLLKVMDSKKPRLDVNKAVNKQMREDDREESAAKFRKGGKKGRKGGNFSGKGKGGKGKGGGGKGRAGGKGQGPPGGKKGAGKR, encoded by the coding sequence ATGTCGGACATGCTTCCAAAAATGGCTGCGTGCAGTATAGAAGACGTGCTTGCTAAAGCTGAACAAGATGAGGCTGAAAAACTCAGAAGTATCACCGTTCAAAAAGAACTGGACCTTGAGTTTGACATCGGAAACCTGGTCGCATACGACAAGAACCGTATTGATATTCGACAGTTCCGTGAACAGAAGAAAGACGATTTCCTGCGCTCGCTAGCTCGTGACAACACGCAGCTCCTGATCAACGAGATATGGAAGCATCccacagagagagtagaggaggtcaTCGTAGTCAAACTACCCGAGCCGACCACTGCACTGCCGAGAGAGAAGCCTCCACCGAAGCCCAGGCCTCCAACCAAATGGGAGGAATTCGCCAAATTGAAGGGGATCCAAAAGAAGAAGAAAACTAACCTGGTATGGGACGATGTTGCCAAAGAGTGGAAGCGGCGTTGGGGCTACAAGCGTGTTAATGATGGCACGAAAGAGTGGCTAATTGAGGTCCCCGAAACAGCCGACCCCAACGAGGACCAATTTGCCAAACGGAACAAAGCCAAGAAGGAGAAGGTTGCAAAAAACGAGCTGCATCGCCTGAGGAACATAGCCAGGGCACAGAAGATCAAAGTACCAGGTGTTGGACTCACACCGACCGCGCAGCAATCCACAACTGACCTGAGTAGGGCTGTCAATGTGGCCAAGGTATCCACAGCTTCCGCAGGTAAATTCCAAGACCGACTACCGAAGGAGAAAGCTCCCAGAAACACCGGGAAGAAGAGGAAATTCCAGCCTGTCATCGGTAACTTTTCCAGTGAAAAGCAGAGGCAGCTGGATCTGCTCAAGGTGATGGACAGTAAGAAACCTCGTCTGGACGTCAACAAAGCCGTAAACAAACAAATGCGAGAGGATGACCGAGAGGAGTCTGCAGCGAAATTtaggaagggagggaagaagggacgCAAGGGTGGTAATTTCTCTGGAAAAGGAAAGGGTGGAAAGGGTAAAGGAGGAGGTGGCAAAGGAAGAGCAGGGGGTAAAGGTCAAGGACCACCTGGAGGTAAAAAAGGAGCTGGGAAACGCTAA